Proteins found in one Streptomyces sp. NBC_00461 genomic segment:
- a CDS encoding AAA family ATPase, with protein sequence MPKLPVGSGFEPQPTGNASSPTAVPNIPAGGFQAQWGAPAAPAEPPVAPPAAPSASVSGEESGEESGNGDLESGATMRFSSVALKREIAERAAAAAVEPPVEPTGEDDAENAQSTGSTDGTGSTAPDETAGSVDDGAADKGAETDVAAEDSGGDVEVTDASADAESDAADEVADAEEREESDTADSVELGDSSSSLEADDDSAEEAEPSAIEPEDAGADEADEADGEDGEDRAEEADEAAAVVAEADAVAEPEDAAPHGTEPQDTELSGAVIEDAVREDVEPADAEPAAVVPVDAVPQDSEPQDAVPSAADAPQSAPQAAPPAWAPPPAPQGGLPPLPPSYQPAAPASAAQWPAQPQQPQQQDPAAPAQPQPAAAQGQPPQPPQPPQPPHFQPQAPQPAPAAWNQPNPAPAPAPNPQGGYGFPQPGGTPAPVPNAHGGYGFPPPGAPAPAPTTPPAPNPQAQPGGYGFPQPPSPQAQAHPGMPPQAQPQPGVPPQGQPYPGFPPQGQPQPNAQAPHPGGAPAPAPNAHGGYGFPPPGAPAPTTQPTPNPQAQPGGYGFPYPGAPAPGQPEPTPPAPNTPGGYGFPPPGAPAPGTPHAQPAPNPPAQPGGYGFPHPGAPAQGQLQPNPQAPQAPQPPQGLAEQPQPQPQASPAPQQPEAPQAPQPVDPRAGAAWPQPIQHDQRQMTNPGAAPLGYTAAVELSSDRLISKKQKAKSGRPAAAPSRFKIGGKKEEAERQRKLELIRTPVLSCYRIAVISLKGGVGKTTTTTALGATLATERQDKILAIDANPDAGTLGRRVRRETGATIRDLVQAIPYLNSYMDIRRFTSQAPSGLEIIANDVDPAVSTTFNDEDYRRAIDVLGKQYPVILTDSGTGLLYSAMRGVLDLADQLIIVSTPSVDGASSASTTLDWLSAHGYADLVSRSLTVISGVRETGKMIKVEDIVSHFETRCRGVVVVPFDEHLAAGAEVDLDMMRPKVREAYFNLSAMIAEDFVRHQQMHGLWTSDGNPPPVAAPPLPGQQYAPGQPMPGQPMPGQQVPGQPPVPGQPGPYPQAPQPPQPGQPYAPGQPYPQPGQPPAQPGQAYPHAQPGQPYPQQPGQPYPQQPGQPGQPGYGYPQPPQQPDGQTPPPPPQQ encoded by the coding sequence ATGCCCAAGCTTCCGGTGGGCAGCGGGTTCGAGCCTCAGCCGACCGGCAACGCGTCGTCACCCACCGCCGTGCCGAACATTCCTGCTGGTGGGTTCCAGGCCCAGTGGGGAGCTCCGGCCGCACCGGCTGAGCCGCCGGTGGCTCCTCCGGCAGCTCCGTCGGCTTCCGTTTCCGGGGAGGAGTCCGGGGAGGAGTCCGGGAACGGCGATCTGGAGAGCGGCGCCACCATGCGGTTCTCCTCCGTCGCTCTGAAGCGGGAGATCGCGGAGCGCGCCGCCGCGGCTGCTGTCGAGCCTCCGGTGGAGCCGACGGGCGAGGACGACGCAGAGAACGCGCAGAGCACCGGGAGCACTGACGGCACCGGGAGCACGGCTCCCGACGAGACTGCCGGATCCGTCGACGACGGCGCCGCGGACAAGGGTGCGGAGACCGACGTCGCAGCCGAGGACTCGGGCGGTGACGTCGAGGTGACGGACGCGTCCGCGGACGCGGAGAGCGACGCTGCGGACGAGGTCGCCGACGCCGAGGAGAGGGAGGAGTCCGACACCGCCGACTCCGTCGAACTCGGGGACTCCTCCAGCTCCTTGGAAGCCGACGACGACTCCGCCGAGGAGGCGGAGCCTTCGGCGATCGAGCCCGAGGACGCCGGTGCGGACGAGGCGGACGAGGCGGACGGGGAGGACGGGGAGGACAGGGCGGAGGAAGCGGACGAGGCTGCTGCGGTCGTCGCCGAGGCGGATGCGGTGGCCGAGCCCGAGGACGCAGCGCCGCATGGCACTGAGCCCCAGGACACTGAGCTTTCGGGTGCGGTGATCGAGGACGCGGTGCGTGAGGACGTTGAGCCCGCCGACGCCGAGCCCGCCGCCGTCGTACCCGTGGACGCGGTGCCTCAGGACAGTGAGCCCCAGGACGCCGTTCCGAGCGCGGCCGACGCCCCGCAGAGCGCACCGCAGGCCGCGCCGCCCGCATGGGCTCCCCCGCCGGCACCGCAGGGCGGGCTCCCGCCGTTGCCGCCGTCGTACCAGCCCGCGGCCCCCGCGTCGGCGGCCCAGTGGCCGGCACAACCGCAGCAGCCTCAGCAGCAGGACCCGGCGGCGCCTGCGCAGCCGCAGCCCGCGGCCGCTCAGGGACAGCCGCCCCAGCCGCCCCAGCCGCCACAGCCGCCGCACTTCCAGCCACAGGCCCCGCAGCCCGCCCCCGCGGCCTGGAACCAGCCGAACCCGGCACCGGCCCCCGCACCCAATCCGCAGGGCGGCTACGGCTTCCCCCAGCCTGGTGGCACCCCGGCCCCCGTGCCGAACGCCCACGGCGGTTACGGCTTCCCGCCCCCTGGCGCCCCCGCCCCCGCACCGACCACCCCGCCTGCCCCCAACCCGCAGGCGCAGCCAGGCGGTTACGGCTTCCCGCAGCCGCCGAGCCCGCAGGCCCAGGCGCACCCCGGCATGCCGCCGCAGGCTCAGCCGCAGCCCGGCGTGCCCCCGCAGGGACAGCCTTACCCGGGCTTCCCTCCGCAGGGACAGCCCCAGCCCAACGCGCAGGCACCCCATCCCGGCGGCGCCCCGGCCCCCGCGCCGAACGCCCACGGCGGTTACGGCTTCCCGCCCCCCGGCGCACCCGCACCGACCACCCAGCCCACCCCCAACCCGCAGGCGCAGCCAGGCGGTTACGGCTTCCCCTACCCCGGAGCCCCCGCCCCGGGGCAACCAGAGCCCACCCCACCCGCCCCCAACACCCCGGGCGGTTACGGTTTCCCGCCCCCCGGCGCACCGGCCCCGGGCACCCCGCATGCCCAGCCCGCCCCCAACCCCCCTGCCCAGCCCGGCGGTTACGGCTTCCCCCACCCCGGAGCCCCCGCCCAGGGACAGCTCCAGCCCAACCCGCAAGCCCCGCAGGCGCCGCAGCCCCCGCAGGGTCTCGCCGAGCAGCCGCAGCCGCAGCCGCAGGCATCACCCGCACCGCAGCAGCCGGAGGCACCGCAAGCACCGCAGCCCGTCGATCCCCGTGCCGGTGCCGCCTGGCCGCAGCCCATTCAGCACGATCAGCGGCAGATGACCAACCCCGGTGCCGCGCCGCTGGGTTACACCGCTGCCGTGGAGCTGTCCTCCGACCGGCTGATCAGCAAGAAGCAGAAGGCGAAGAGCGGGCGGCCGGCGGCGGCGCCGAGCCGGTTCAAGATCGGCGGGAAGAAGGAGGAGGCCGAGCGGCAGCGGAAGCTCGAACTGATCCGGACGCCCGTGCTGTCCTGCTACCGGATCGCGGTCATCAGCCTCAAGGGCGGTGTCGGCAAGACCACGACCACCACCGCCCTCGGCGCCACGCTCGCCACCGAGCGGCAGGACAAGATCCTCGCGATCGACGCCAACCCGGACGCCGGCACGCTCGGCCGCCGGGTGCGCCGCGAGACCGGGGCGACCATCCGTGACCTCGTCCAGGCGATCCCGTACCTCAACTCGTACATGGACATCCGGCGGTTCACGTCCCAGGCGCCGTCCGGCCTGGAGATCATCGCCAACGACGTCGACCCGGCCGTCTCCACGACCTTCAACGACGAGGACTACCGGCGGGCGATCGACGTGCTCGGCAAGCAGTACCCGGTCATCCTGACCGACTCCGGCACCGGTCTGCTCTACAGCGCCATGCGCGGTGTGCTCGACCTCGCCGACCAGCTCATCATCGTCTCGACGCCGTCGGTGGACGGTGCGAGCAGTGCCAGTACGACGCTGGACTGGCTGTCCGCGCACGGGTACGCCGATCTCGTCTCGCGGTCCCTCACCGTCATCTCGGGTGTGCGCGAGACGGGCAAGATGATCAAGGTGGAGGACATCGTCAGCCACTTCGAGACGCGGTGCCGCGGTGTCGTGGTCGTGCCCTTCGACGAGCACCTGGCCGCCGGCGCCGAGGTCGACCTCGACATGATGCGGCCGAAGGTCCGGGAGGCGTACTTCAACCTCTCGGCGATGATCGCGGAGGACTTCGTACGGCACCAGCAGATGCACGGGCTGTGGACGAGTGACGGCAACCCGCCGCCGGTCGCCGCCCCGCCGTTGCCGGGCCAGCAGTACGCACCGGGCCAGCCGATGCCAGGGCAGCCGATGCCTGGACAGCAGGTCCCCGGTCAGCCGCCGGTTCCGGGGCAGCCGGGCCCGTATCCGCAGGCTCCCCAGCCGCCCCAGCCCGGACAGCCGTACGCCCCCGGTCAGCCCTACCCCCAGCCGGGTCAACCGCCCGCGCAGCCCGGACAGGCGTATCCGCACGCCCAGCCCGGCCAGCCCTATCCGCAGCAGCCGGGTCAGCCGTACCCGCAGCAGCCGGGGCAGCCCGGACAGCCCGGTTACGGATACCCGCAGCCCCCGCAGCAGCCGGACGGGCAGACCCCTCCCCCGCCGCCCCAGCAGTAG
- a CDS encoding outer membrane protein assembly factor BamB family protein, with protein MSFGPPPSIYTQSAVNAETHEKKRRRKGLLGLLAVVLVAALGTGGWLLWGGGGAKTSNKPTATGDGRLDVRETVEKRPASTTGKMAFRFSVDDLSPGEHYELPGMWATDKILAKGINKTVIGLPIGADASPGDEKWKLPLDGPVCGYTRHVTGDHRTAVLYRANDRGGAYCNHVAFFDLDDGREVWDTDFPYSKSGDAEGLATGGDDQDTPSVTLTHGTVVVTWGGGTDAYSMDTGRRLWRTTSTGSCQDMGAAGGGALLIRQECWHDDAPLGSTDATTYKARKVDPGTGRVLWTYTAAQGIRDLNIPSADPPVLAVQAGEIGISEMLSLGAGGRTRAVIRLQSGTYVGECSYDDYLNTEDCPTIAVGDGQVFLRSKDSGELINSNWIIGFDLATGNTTKKFDSGPGSLLYPVRMSGDELLAVRVTDQHVMPSGLVSLDPQRGTETPYLYFDLPQEADLMTMTEYNDIVVQDGRIFFGVKKVDGPAKGQPRWVYLVLGIETLAAK; from the coding sequence GTGAGCTTCGGCCCGCCCCCTTCCATATACACCCAGTCCGCCGTCAACGCGGAGACGCACGAGAAGAAGCGCCGCCGGAAGGGATTGCTGGGACTGCTCGCGGTCGTGCTCGTCGCGGCGCTGGGCACGGGCGGTTGGCTCCTGTGGGGTGGTGGCGGAGCGAAGACGTCGAACAAGCCGACCGCCACCGGCGACGGCAGGCTCGACGTCCGGGAGACCGTCGAGAAGAGGCCCGCGAGCACCACGGGAAAAATGGCCTTCCGTTTCTCCGTGGACGACCTGAGCCCGGGCGAGCACTACGAACTCCCCGGCATGTGGGCCACGGACAAGATCCTCGCCAAGGGCATCAACAAGACCGTGATCGGCCTGCCCATCGGCGCCGACGCCTCCCCGGGCGACGAGAAGTGGAAGCTCCCCCTGGACGGCCCGGTCTGCGGCTACACGCGCCATGTGACCGGCGACCACCGCACCGCCGTCCTCTACCGGGCGAACGACCGGGGCGGCGCCTACTGCAACCACGTCGCCTTCTTCGACCTCGACGACGGCCGCGAGGTCTGGGACACCGACTTCCCGTACTCCAAGTCGGGGGACGCCGAGGGTCTCGCGACGGGCGGCGACGACCAGGACACCCCGAGCGTGACCCTGACGCACGGCACGGTCGTCGTGACCTGGGGCGGCGGCACCGACGCGTACAGCATGGACACGGGCAGGCGGCTGTGGCGTACGACCTCGACGGGTTCCTGTCAGGACATGGGCGCCGCCGGCGGAGGCGCGCTGCTGATCCGTCAGGAGTGCTGGCACGACGACGCCCCTCTCGGCTCGACGGACGCCACCACCTACAAGGCGCGCAAGGTGGACCCCGGGACGGGCAGGGTCCTGTGGACCTACACCGCCGCGCAGGGCATCCGTGACCTCAACATCCCGTCCGCCGACCCGCCCGTCCTGGCCGTCCAGGCCGGCGAGATCGGCATCTCCGAGATGCTCTCCCTCGGAGCCGGGGGCAGGACCCGCGCCGTGATCCGCCTGCAGAGCGGCACCTATGTGGGCGAGTGCTCGTACGACGACTACCTCAACACCGAGGACTGCCCGACCATCGCCGTCGGCGACGGCCAGGTCTTCCTGCGCAGCAAGGACTCGGGCGAGCTGATCAACTCCAACTGGATCATCGGCTTCGACCTGGCGACCGGGAACACCACCAAGAAGTTCGACTCCGGCCCCGGCTCGCTCCTCTACCCGGTGCGGATGAGCGGCGACGAGCTTCTCGCCGTACGCGTGACCGACCAGCACGTCATGCCGTCGGGACTCGTCAGCCTGGACCCGCAGAGGGGCACCGAGACCCCGTACCTCTACTTCGACCTGCCCCAGGAGGCCGACCTGATGACGATGACGGAGTACAACGACATCGTCGTCCAGGACGGCCGCATCTTCTTCGGCGTCAAAAAGGTCGACGGCCCCGCCAAGGGGCAGCCCCGGTGGGTGTATCTCGTCCTCGGCATCGAGACGCTCGCCGCGAAGTAG